From a region of the Phormidium ambiguum IAM M-71 genome:
- a CDS encoding ATP-binding protein — translation MGFRASEWGKKQIELAREKKRSDSNAKAYEFDDALLVEASRLLDPEKNWCQGKNIYADGCSIQNWKRFRTGKDIGDEVFKAFCKVLGLYWRDIVDYESNSQLQKSVDRDKSLESFWIGRKDLIDKLSTKLRGNHYVLVLTGLTGIGKTSLGYQLAKALQTDNFKRIIRVNFECYRTTDFAKIAADELLPPCGENVTPQERKDPEKLLDKLLKILCNNPYLLQMDSLENLLKGDENTGWNNFQDEWWVTFFQKLLIAPECQSRLILTSQDLPNQFKDLSHQQISIGEGVQLELEAMGRWYFQPVTGLNHLEQLELFKKTGIEIDLTSGNDFDLKRIDYLERIGAAYEGHPQALRWIAFEIWSQEDGFAGDVEAYWNKYSGEIEKIEKATQEIKRENDQSKIAKLTDYLKKKQLEKLLKRQIDRLKASILDAYRLLCVGSAYRKAVPKEAWFCSFKDKFPNHKDEQLDLAFNALFYRSLVEIEDFIENKKRIRLHNLVRSVVLSNLPRRNSGKPQDDKQFC, via the coding sequence ATGGGATTCAGAGCTTCTGAGTGGGGAAAAAAGCAAATTGAACTAGCTAGAGAGAAAAAGCGTAGCGATTCTAACGCTAAAGCTTATGAGTTTGACGATGCACTACTTGTGGAGGCTAGTCGGCTGCTAGATCCTGAAAAAAACTGGTGCCAGGGAAAAAATATATATGCTGATGGCTGCTCAATTCAGAATTGGAAGCGTTTTCGGACAGGAAAAGACATCGGCGATGAGGTTTTCAAGGCTTTCTGCAAAGTTCTGGGGCTTTACTGGAGAGATATTGTTGACTATGAAAGCAATAGTCAACTCCAAAAAAGTGTGGACAGAGATAAGTCTCTTGAGAGCTTCTGGATTGGCAGAAAAGATTTAATTGATAAGCTTTCTACCAAGCTACGAGGAAACCATTATGTTCTCGTTTTGACAGGTCTGACTGGCATTGGTAAAACTTCACTGGGTTATCAATTGGCAAAAGCATTGCAGACAGACAACTTCAAGCGTATTATCCGCGTGAATTTTGAATGCTACCGAACGACAGACTTTGCAAAAATTGCGGCAGATGAATTGTTACCACCGTGTGGAGAAAACGTAACACCACAAGAGCGCAAAGACCCGGAAAAATTGCTAGATAAGCTGCTAAAAATTTTGTGTAATAACCCTTATCTGCTACAGATGGATTCGCTAGAAAATCTGCTAAAAGGAGATGAAAACACTGGTTGGAATAACTTTCAAGATGAGTGGTGGGTGACATTTTTTCAAAAGTTATTGATAGCTCCTGAATGTCAGAGTAGGCTTATTTTGACTTCTCAGGATTTACCTAACCAGTTTAAAGATTTGTCACATCAACAGATTTCGATTGGAGAAGGAGTACAACTAGAACTTGAAGCTATGGGGCGTTGGTATTTTCAACCTGTAACTGGGCTAAATCATCTAGAGCAGTTGGAATTGTTCAAAAAAACTGGAATAGAAATTGACCTTACATCAGGCAATGATTTTGATTTGAAGCGAATAGACTATTTAGAGCGAATAGGGGCTGCCTATGAAGGACATCCGCAAGCATTGCGATGGATCGCTTTTGAAATTTGGAGCCAGGAAGATGGATTTGCTGGTGATGTTGAAGCTTACTGGAACAAGTACAGTGGAGAAATAGAAAAAATTGAGAAAGCGACTCAAGAAATTAAGCGAGAAAACGATCAATCTAAAATAGCTAAATTAACAGATTACTTGAAGAAAAAGCAACTTGAAAAACTCCTTAAGCGGCAAATTGATCGATTAAAAGCTAGCATTTTGGACGCTTATAGGTTGCTTTGTGTTGGCTCTGCTTATCGCAAAGCAGTGCCCAAGGAAGCATGGTTTTGTAGTTTTAAGGACAAGTTTCCTAATCATAAGGATGAGCAGCTAGATTTAGCATTTAACGCTTTGTTCTATCGTTCTCTAGTTGAAATAGAAGATTTTATTGAAAATAAGAAGCGGATAAGGTTACACAATTTGGTTCGCAGCGTAGTTTTGTCGAATTTACCACGAAGGAACTCAGGAAAACCTCAAGATGACAAACAATTTTGCTGA
- a CDS encoding tetratricopeptide repeat protein, with protein sequence MTNNFAEVDVKIKQIIESLDLAAGGELAPVDISLDLTIGESSEIYLEDIHNGALKWWLVEYQPEPDASNIEKVQGYLEAVYHLCESGAWIKAREIPFFVPFNSPTGDPLHQLLNTWGYYSDQDSLYQQILDSDKDLPLDLKVIFLNGRGDAKFDMKQDEEAYECYELALSIARKIHNKQQEGMALRGLGKVCWAQKDYKNSIYYFSSHLKLAKEINNTQQIGIALQNIGNVYRCLNQHEKALEYYRNSYEICNTTDDLRGKAKTILSFGKSYSFKSQYDTAILYFCESLEIFRNIEDPIGKREASFLLGSSYQQLGKLKEAKDCYEQSLKITQEPREYEMEANTIFELGWVCFYLEEFKQAAECYKKFLNIANNFLLQLQGDAMSQLGLIFNKLKEFDTSIRYSQDALKWFQKTGHKVGEGYALGNIGVSLRELDKYNDAIEYFKKAIEIDDNLSDVFNKGVILRDLGITYRKMKMYQASIDYLYQSMEILNQYKQRVDYDKEFQETLNELELTKKGAETLPCTLRI encoded by the coding sequence ATGACAAACAATTTTGCTGAAGTAGATGTAAAAATTAAACAAATCATAGAAAGCCTTGATTTGGCGGCAGGAGGTGAGTTAGCGCCTGTGGATATAAGCCTTGATTTAACTATTGGAGAATCAAGTGAAATATACCTAGAAGATATCCACAATGGCGCACTTAAATGGTGGCTCGTCGAGTACCAACCGGAGCCAGATGCTTCCAATATAGAGAAGGTACAAGGCTACTTGGAAGCAGTCTACCATCTCTGTGAATCAGGAGCATGGATAAAAGCTAGAGAAATACCTTTTTTTGTACCCTTTAATAGTCCTACGGGAGACCCCCTACATCAACTCCTGAATACCTGGGGTTACTATAGTGACCAGGATAGCTTATACCAACAAATCTTAGATTCAGACAAAGATTTACCCCTTGACCTGAAGGTAATTTTTTTAAATGGTCGAGGTGATGCTAAGTTTGATATGAAACAGGATGAAGAAGCTTATGAGTGCTATGAATTAGCCCTATCAATAGCCCGTAAAATACACAATAAGCAACAGGAAGGTATGGCACTAAGAGGTTTAGGAAAAGTCTGCTGGGCGCAGAAAGATTATAAAAATTCTATTTATTATTTTAGCAGTCACTTGAAGCTTGCTAAAGAAATTAATAATACACAGCAAATAGGAATAGCGCTTCAAAATATTGGTAATGTCTACCGATGTTTAAATCAACATGAAAAAGCGCTTGAATATTATCGTAATAGTTATGAAATATGCAATACAACAGATGATCTACGAGGCAAAGCAAAAACGATACTCAGTTTTGGCAAGAGTTACTCCTTCAAAAGTCAATACGATACAGCCATACTTTACTTTTGTGAAAGCTTAGAAATTTTCCGTAATATTGAAGATCCAATTGGAAAACGCGAAGCAAGTTTTTTATTGGGCAGTTCTTACCAGCAATTGGGTAAACTTAAGGAAGCAAAAGATTGTTATGAGCAAAGCTTGAAAATTACCCAAGAACCCCGCGAATACGAAATGGAAGCTAATACCATTTTTGAATTGGGATGGGTTTGTTTTTATCTTGAAGAATTCAAACAAGCTGCTGAATGTTATAAAAAATTTTTAAACATAGCTAATAACTTTTTATTGCAATTGCAAGGTGATGCCATGTCTCAGTTGGGTCTAATTTTCAATAAATTAAAAGAATTTGATACCTCCATTAGATACAGTCAAGATGCTTTAAAATGGTTTCAGAAAACAGGCCATAAAGTAGGAGAAGGTTATGCCCTCGGCAATATTGGTGTATCTTTACGAGAACTGGATAAATATAATGATGCAATTGAATATTTTAAAAAAGCAATTGAAATAGATGATAATTTAAGTGATGTGTTTAATAAAGGAGTGATTTTGCGAGATTTAGGTATTACTTATAGAAAAATGAAAATGTATCAAGCATCAATTGATTACCTGTATCAATCAATGGAAATTCTGAATCAATATAAGCAAAGAGTAGATTATGACAAAGAGTTTCAAGAAACATTAAATGAGTTGGAATTGACTAAAAAAGGTGCAGAAACTTTACCCTGCACCCTACGAATATAA
- a CDS encoding DUF1206 domain-containing protein → MSKNQPKRIDLGSAPLRTTIYNNTAAQPTSQQQGTYLASSTPAQPNPISMQPTRTDFRSRPSSVSFSGGSSSSGAAAGMAAAAAVSALGPVALGAIAVGVGAYAAYKFVESRNGKENS, encoded by the coding sequence ATGTCAAAAAACCAACCAAAACGGATAGATTTGGGTTCAGCACCCCTACGAACGACGATTTACAATAACACAGCGGCACAACCTACATCTCAACAACAGGGAACTTACCTTGCCAGTTCCACCCCTGCTCAACCCAACCCAATATCGATGCAGCCTACACGAACAGATTTTCGGTCTCGTCCCTCATCTGTATCATTTTCAGGGGGATCTAGCTCGTCGGGAGCAGCAGCTGGTATGGCAGCCGCTGCTGCTGTCTCTGCTCTTGGCCCTGTAGCTTTGGGTGCGATCGCCGTTGGAGTCGGAGCATACGCGGCATATAAATTTGTAGAATCAAGGAATGGGAAGGAAAACAGTTAA